A window from Athalia rosae chromosome 5, iyAthRosa1.1, whole genome shotgun sequence encodes these proteins:
- the LOC105683979 gene encoding protein FAM136A, with translation MVEEQRRRVEDKMSNMVEEIDKTYLRKMQSDMHRCAASCCDNQSYSMQRVHQCVENCSTPLNKAQQYVQGELERVQTRLQRCVMECNDSIRDQMPPNPSQDEVNKFSDSFEKCATKCVDVYCDLLPSLEKTMKNILSSSKFDQ, from the exons atgGTCGAGGAACAGAGGCGTCGTGTAGAGGACAAGATGTCCAATATGGTAGAAGAGATTGACAAGACGTACTTACGAAAGATGCAG AGCGACATGCATAGGTGTGCAGCTTCCTGCTGCGATAATCAATCCTACAGTATGCAGAGAGTTCATCAATGCGTCGAGAATTGTAGCACGCCTCTCAACAAGGCCCAGCAATACGTTCAGGGTGAACTTGAACGAGTTCAG acaagGCTGCAGAGGTGCGTAATGGAGTGTAACGATAGCATAAGGGATCAAATGCCGCCAAACCCCTCGCAGGACGAAGTGAACAAATTTAGCGATAGCTTTGAGAAGTGTGCTACTAAATGTGTTGACGTATACTGTGATTTATTGCCCTCTCtcgaaaaaacaatgaaaaatatactaTCCAGTTCAAAGTTCGACCAATGA